The following coding sequences are from one Bos indicus x Bos taurus breed Angus x Brahman F1 hybrid chromosome 5, Bos_hybrid_MaternalHap_v2.0, whole genome shotgun sequence window:
- the LPAR5 gene encoding lysophosphatidic acid receptor 5, protein MQANSSAKSLPTECPDYQPIHHLHLVVYSVVLAAGLPLNALALWVFLRALRVHSVVSVYMCNLAASDLLFTLSLPLRLSYYARHYWPFPDFLCQLAGAVFQMNMYGSCIFLTLINVDRYAAIVHPLRLRHLRRPRVARLLCLGVWALILVFAVPTILAHQPSSCARDGRNVSLCFESFSDKLWKGSLLPLLLLAEALGFLLPLAAVVYSSGRVFWTLARPDATRSQRRRKTVRLLLASLVIFLLCFVPYNATLAVYGLLRGEVVPASSEARKKVRGVLMVMVLLAGANCVLDPLVYYFSAEGFRNTLRGLRAPLRDRTLAANGAQEALAEPLTETAHASTLTTTSQGQLQPSDPRSSFTPSHEDSSF, encoded by the coding sequence ATGCAAGCCAACTCCTCGGCCAAGTCTCTTCCCACCGAGTGCCCGGACTACCAGCCCATCCATCATTTGCATCTGGTGGTCTACAGCGTGGTGCTGGCGGCCGGGCTCCCCCTCAACGCGCTGGCCCTCTGGGTCTTCCTGCGCGCGCTGCGCGTGCATTCGGTGGTGAGCGTGTACATGTGCAACCTGGCGGCCAGCGACCTGCTCTTCACCCTCTCCTTGCCCTTGCGCCTGTCCTACTACGCGCGGCACTACTGGCCCTTCCCGGACTTTTTGTGCCAGCTGGCGGGCGCCGTCTTTCAGATGAACATGTACGGCAGCTGCATCTTCCTGACGCTCATCAACGTGGACCGCTACGCCGCCATCGTGCACCCGCTGCGGCTGCGCCACCTGCGGCGGCCTCGCGTGGCGCGGCTGCTCTGCCTGGGCGTGTGGGCGCTCATCCTGGTGTTCGCCGTGCCCACCATCCTGGCGCACCAGCCCTCGTCCTGCGCCAGAGACGGCCGCAACGTGTCCCTCTGCTTCGAGAGCTTCAGCGACAAGTTGTGGAAGGGCAGCCTACTGCCGCTCTTGCTGTTGGCCGAGGCGCTGGGCTTCCTGCTGCCCCTGGCGGCCGTGGTCTACTCGTCGGGCCGCGTCTTCTGGACCCTGGCGCGGCCCGACGCCACGCGGAGCCAGCGGCGGCGGAAGACGGTGCGCCTCCTGCTGGCGAGCCTGGTCATCTTCCTGCTGTGCTTCGTGCCCTACAACGCCACGCTGGCCGTGTACGGGCTGCTACGCGGCGAGGTGGTGCCCGCCAGCTCCGAGGCGCGCAAGAAGGTGCGCGGGGTGCTGATGGTCATGGTGCTGCTGGCCGGTGCCAACTGCGTGCTCGACCCCCTCGTGTACTACTTTAGCGCGGAGGGCTTCCGCAACACCCTGCGAGGCCTGAGAGCCCCGCTCCGGGACAGGACCTTGGCCGCCAACGGGGCTCAGGAGGCGCTCGCTGAACCGCTCACCGAGACTGCCCACGCCTCTACTCTGACCACAACCAGCCAGGGGCAGCTCCAGCCCTCCGATCCCCGGTCATCCTTCACCCCATCCCACGAGGATTCGTCCTTCTGA